One Camelina sativa cultivar DH55 chromosome 3, Cs, whole genome shotgun sequence genomic window carries:
- the LOC104777642 gene encoding WUSCHEL-related homeobox 4 isoform X1, translated as MKVHEFSNGFSSSWDEHDSTSSLSISCKRLRPLAPKLSGSPPSPPSSSSGVTSATFDLKSFIRPDQTGPKKFEHKRDPPQVSSLTLETHPGGTRWNPTQEQIGILEMLYKGGMRTPNAQQIEHITSQLGKYGKIEGKNVFYWFQNHKARERQKQKRNNLISLSFQTSCTTTSVSNPSVTTKTRTSSSLDIRRDSMVEKQELVEENEYKRTCRSWGFENLEIEGRRNKNSSTLATTFHKIIDNVTLELFPLHPEGR; from the exons atgaaggTTCATGAGTTCTCTAATGGGTTTTCTTCGTCGTGGGATGAACATGACTCAACATCATCCCTTAGCATAAGCTGCAAACGCCTCCGACCTCTTGCGCCGAAACTTTCTGGCAGCCCTCCTTcgcctccttcttcttcctccggcgTCACTTCCGCAACTTTTGACCTAAAAAGCTTTATTAGACCGGATCAAACCggtccaaaaaaatttgaacacaaacgagaccctccTCAAGTTAGTTCCCTTACT TTGGAAACGCACCCGGGAGGGACAAGGTGGAACCCGACTCAAGAACAGATAGGGATACTTGAGATGTTGTACAAAGGTGGAATGCGCACTCCTAACGCTCAACAAATCGAGCATATCACATCGCAACTCGGGAAGTACGGGAAAATCGAAGGGAAGAATGTGTTCTACTggttccagaaccacaaagcCCGCGAGAGACAGAAGCAGAAGAGGAACAACCTTATCAGCCTAAGTTTCCAAACCAGCTGCACGACCACTAGTGTCTCTAACCCAAGTGTAACAACGAAGAcaagaacatcatcatcactagaCATCAGG AGAGATTCAATGGTGGAGAAGCAGGAGttagtggaagagaatgagtaTAAGAGGACATGTAGGAGTTGGGGATTTGAGAACTTGGAGAtagagggaagaagaaacaaaaatagtagTACTCTCGCAACTActtttcataaaatcattgaCAATGTAACCCTCGAGCTGTTCCCTTTGCACCCTGAAGGTAGATGA
- the LOC104777642 gene encoding WUSCHEL-related homeobox 4 isoform X2: protein MKVHEFSNGFSSSWDEHDSTSSLSISCKRLRPLAPKLSGSPPSPPSSSSGVTSATFDLKSFIRPDQTGPKKFEHKRDPPQLETHPGGTRWNPTQEQIGILEMLYKGGMRTPNAQQIEHITSQLGKYGKIEGKNVFYWFQNHKARERQKQKRNNLISLSFQTSCTTTSVSNPSVTTKTRTSSSLDIRRDSMVEKQELVEENEYKRTCRSWGFENLEIEGRRNKNSSTLATTFHKIIDNVTLELFPLHPEGR from the exons atgaaggTTCATGAGTTCTCTAATGGGTTTTCTTCGTCGTGGGATGAACATGACTCAACATCATCCCTTAGCATAAGCTGCAAACGCCTCCGACCTCTTGCGCCGAAACTTTCTGGCAGCCCTCCTTcgcctccttcttcttcctccggcgTCACTTCCGCAACTTTTGACCTAAAAAGCTTTATTAGACCGGATCAAACCggtccaaaaaaatttgaacacaaacgagaccctccTCAA TTGGAAACGCACCCGGGAGGGACAAGGTGGAACCCGACTCAAGAACAGATAGGGATACTTGAGATGTTGTACAAAGGTGGAATGCGCACTCCTAACGCTCAACAAATCGAGCATATCACATCGCAACTCGGGAAGTACGGGAAAATCGAAGGGAAGAATGTGTTCTACTggttccagaaccacaaagcCCGCGAGAGACAGAAGCAGAAGAGGAACAACCTTATCAGCCTAAGTTTCCAAACCAGCTGCACGACCACTAGTGTCTCTAACCCAAGTGTAACAACGAAGAcaagaacatcatcatcactagaCATCAGG AGAGATTCAATGGTGGAGAAGCAGGAGttagtggaagagaatgagtaTAAGAGGACATGTAGGAGTTGGGGATTTGAGAACTTGGAGAtagagggaagaagaaacaaaaatagtagTACTCTCGCAACTActtttcataaaatcattgaCAATGTAACCCTCGAGCTGTTCCCTTTGCACCCTGAAGGTAGATGA